The following is a genomic window from Manihot esculenta cultivar AM560-2 chromosome 9, M.esculenta_v8, whole genome shotgun sequence.
aaccgatttggatcctagcgccggtagcggtccggtttccgggtcgttacatatttagtttttatattatggAAAAACTCGTTATTTAGtctctcaattttgaaaaatatattaaaatatctctgacattttaaaaaatctactagtaatttctctattaattttatcaacattttattatttagctcctatagtttagaaaaaaatattagttgatctctcaaattattaaaaagtttactaattagccTCAgaagtattttagattttttttaataatacttaatgactaaaattaacgAAAAAATTAACTAGTACACTGTTTAAAATGTCatagatattttaatgaattttttaaataacgaGTAGTAATCGACAGTGAACGGCatcacaaaaataatttctattgagttttaactttttatttttaataatttaaattttatatattttgatttttattatttaacaaatttgaatcttaaattcattaaaatttttatttgtttatggagattgagtttgagattttatttcttgaattttgatgaaattaaactTTAGAAACTAAagtattgaatttaaaaaatagatggataaatctattaattatataatattttagagataaaaacatatgttttttttttaattttttaaaagaaggacctataaatttgtaggaattaaatttcagagaCTAAAGTATTGAGTTCTATAAAAGGTAATTCGGTCATTTTTTCTTTCACTGACAATATTTTTTATGGAGAAATCTCTAATTTTGACagaattaaatttcagagaCGAAAATAgtggattttaaaaatagaaacgAATATATTAATTACGCTATAtctcagaaattaaaaaatatttttttctgcatataataataatttcaatttagaaaaaaaaaataaaacgttGAACACTATAAAACACATATTATTCcatcattaaattattaattaatgaactCAATTTATTGAGAGAGGAGCCAAACATCATTGTACCACTTAAGACTTTTCCCtactttaatttgattttaatgttACTAAAGCTTGGCTGAGTAAAGAGAGTGACCcttcaccaaaaaaaaaaaaagaaaaagaaaaaaaaaaagagagagagtgatGACTAAAAACTTGGGCAGAAATAATCAATTAAATCCTCTCAGTTTAAATAAACCctccaaattttttttataagagttcaaataactcaatttaattatttgatcaaaTAAAACAATCAACCTTTTATCTCTAAGtaaaaataagttataatttaataaaaaaaattttagataaatgtTCTTAGGATAAGATAACGCTGAACCAAATATGCAAGGCCTGCTAAAAAATGCTGAACCAAAAATAAACGTCCAAAAGCTGAAAAGCATAGTATACCATTTCTGTACAACTGTTTGCATTTTTAGGATAAGATAATGCTACAGACAAAAGATGGAAGACAAATCCATTTGCACCAAACAAAAACAAACCAGGAAACCAATGATTCCCCTCACCCACTGCAGGTAAACTTGAACTTCGGAATCTACGCCCTATGCACAAGAAATTTCCAGGTACATTGGCACAACTATACAAGACTATTGATGTTTTCAAGAATCTCTCCCCGCTCACACTCATACATGGAACAAGGAAGAAGCATATAGCTTCTTTATTTTCTCACCCTGTGTGCAGAAGACTCTACCTTTTTGGTTAGATTATTAATCCCATTAGGAAATGGAAACTGGGTCCATGTCTCTGTGGTTTCTTCTTCTGTTTTCTTTGCAGGTTTTTGTTATCTCATCTGCCCATTTCGTTCCAATAAGGTTTCCTACTCCTATCACTCAGTTTCAGGCAGAGAAGAAGGTCTCTGTTTCTTCCCCAACTGGGCTTTACAAAGAGAAATTCTTCACTCAATTACTTGatcacttcaatttcaatccCCAGAGCTACCAAACATTTCAGCAGAGATATTTGATCAATGACACATTCTGGGGAGGCCCAGAGAAAAATGCTCCAATCTTCTTGTACACAGGAAATGAAGGAGACATTGAATGGTTTGCTCAAAACACAGGATTCATGTTTGACAATGCTCCTCGCTTCAAAGCCCTTCTGGTCTTTATTGAGGTACAATGATCTCTCAATGTGTTCTGTTCTTGAAAAGCCTTGAAGTTTATAAGCTGCTTTGGATTGAGCTGATGAATTAATTGCTGAATGAAATTGCAGCATAGGTTCTATGGGGAATCTATGCCTTTTGGAGGTGATAAAGATGTTGCTTATAGCAATGCGAGTACTCTTGGTTACCTGAGTTCAACTCAGGCGTTGGCTGATTACGCCACTCTCGTCACTGATCTAAAGAACAATTTGTCTGCAACTGACTCTCCTGTGGTGGCTTTTGGAGGTTCCTATGGCGGAAGTAAGGCATTGTTTATTTACATTTTGGTCTCTTTTTCCCTTgtttaagaatatatatatatacaaactTTGCAGTGTTGGCCGCTTGGTTTAGACTCAAATATCCTCATGTTGCCATTGGAGCTTTGGCTTCTTCTGCACCAATTCTTGGCTTTGTGAACTTAACTTCTCCTTATAGCTTCACTCGAATCATCACTAAAGATTTTAGAgtacattctctctctctccccgtgACATTTGCATCTGCATTTTATATTTCCACTAGTTTTTGTGCTAAAATATATTAGGCATGATAATcataatatttagaaaaatttataatttagttcatGTTGTCattcttaataaattaatttttatacttttaaaaatttattaaaacgtcattatttttttattaacgaaATActccttttaattatttttaccattaaaaatatagaaaaaaatcaaattactctctttttctcctctatcaatatttttttcctctttttctttaaaaGAGAAGGAAGtgattcttttcctttttccttatCATCATATTTTTCTCCTTATTTGTCtttctcttctgcttcttcttcttgttttttttcttctgtcatcttcttcatcttttttcttcatcttcattttctttttttcctttttcttcttctatcTTTTGAAGAGGATGAGAGAACTAATTCATTAACGTAGGGGGGAgtgataagaatattttaataaattttaaaaaaaataaaaatattttaacgtacgtcaaaaaagataaaaatattttaatatattttttaaaatataagaattaccttgttaataattacaatatctagagattaaataaaaatttttatttgaagttaaaattgaattttaaaatttttttctttcatctcttatttatttttaataaaaaaaataattatttttttgatgaaaaaaaaaattattaataaaaagaaaaaataataaatttttaaaaatatagaaattgattggttaataataataataatatttaagagtaaataataatttcttttaatatttaagagGGAAATTATCCGGTGCATTTAGTGTACCTACTTTCTTACTTAgccttttaaattaagtaatttgaTTGTGAAAATGGAAAAAACAGAGTGAAAGTGAGAATTGCTACCAAGTGATAAAAGCATCATGGCAACAAATTGAAGACATGGCGAATCAAAAAGGAGGACTCGAAAAGCTGCGCAAGTCCTTTAAAATATGCAAGTAAGAAAGagcattttcttaattatttataattaattaattagcatataatatataaaattaatcatattaaatattaattttgtttaTGTTTCAGGAATTATATTAGTGGAGGAGCTCTGCTGAGTTGGCTTTCCACTGCGTGGGTCTACACAGCAATGACTGATTATCCAACTCCATCCAATTTTTTAAATCCCATGCCAGCTTATCCAGTCAAACAggttttttcttaattaaatattgagaattttcatatttaattcaatGCATTAGCCAAATATAATGTAACATTGAGAATTAATCCGTTAAGCTTTCATCTCCGTTGGAGGGTAAAATGGTCACTAAGCAATTGACTTTACGAAATAGATGTGCAAGGCGATAGATGATCCAGTGACTGGAAATGATACATTAGCAAAGTTGTCCGGTGCAGCTAGCGTTTACTATAACTACACTGGAACCGCCACGTGTTTCGATCTTAATGATACTTCTGATCCTCACGGTCTTGGTGGATGGTCTTGGCaggtattttataaaatctaagACATTCCTTCATATTTGATAGAAAAAAATTGCCAAATTAAAATTAGCATTTAAAATTTGATGACCTTTTTtgttgtaattaaaaaaatttaattttatgaatatcactatctaatatattaaatttttaataaataaaaaataaaattaatatcataTCAACATAAATTAAAAGATGTTAGAATGTGTTTCTCTTAATTGGtaacaaaagaaaaattttagaatatttattAGGACCGCCGGATTTCTAGCATTTGGGCTGAGGCCGGACCCTGGAGAAGAAAACAGGTTCAAAATTCAATAAACTCCATTGAGCAGGCTGACCCATCATCGCGCCATCCAGCCCATGATTAAAGCAGGCCTGACTGACCATAGACTTGGATCCATTAGAGGAGAGTCTAGCTCGGTGACGTGATGGGAGGTAGAAGAGCAGACCCAGCTACCTCGCTGCCCTATTAGCATGCGCGCCGGAGGGAAATTAAATAGCCTCCTGATAGAGATGGATACGCTAGTAAGTCCGTACGTACAGGTTTGTGTGACAGGGACATGTGGCACTATAGTAAGATGGTGGTTATGCGTCACTAGAggataaaggaaaaagaaataaagagggGAATACGTGATCTTCTTAGGCTAAGCTTAGACACACCCCTGTAAATCCTATTCTCTatggatctcagaacatcaattgACGTCGTCTGTGAGAAGCGAAGGAGATCTTTCCGTCATTGGAGTTTCCGTTTTCATaaacacccactgagatccacatggctAACTACAATGAAAACCACACTAGCAACACCCAAAACGACCTGAGCTCAGCTCAAGAAGATTAGCAGTTTTCATTTTTCAGTCCCACAACCCCATTAAACCAACAACTTGTACTGTTCAATCCCTAGCCGAGCTCGGCAGGGAACATATCCAGAATAACTCTATATGATCAAGAGCTCCAAACTATGGCTCTTCAGCTACAGAATACTGCAcactggctggggcagatgCTGTAATAGAGATGCCTTAATATCCCGTTGAACGTACCCCCTGTAGCTGAGGGCTTTAACGCCATTGAATCCCAACCCACCTTTAACTACCAAATCCCCCAACAAAGTAGCCGGAGAACAGGAGAAAGAAGTGGAGGGGCCGCTATGGAAGATGAGACTGCAGTTAGATCTAGAGGTCGGAGGGCGAGAGAGCTCATTGAGAACGATGAGACTGAGAGCTATTCCGTTGGTCCAACAGGGAGGACAGAAAGCGAAGAGTGGGAGAGGGGATACCGCctggagaaaaggccaaggcaAAAGGAGACAGATGTAGATCGAAAGTTGCAGAGAATGAAGGAACAACTCCTGGCTGAGCTGGGGGCAAAAGATAATAGCCAGGCCCTCTTATCTATATCCTCACCATTTTCAAGATGGATCCAGTAGGAGACTATCCggaaaaagtttatgatgccaccgatAGAGGCTTATGACGGAGCAAGAAACCCCCAAGAGCACATCCTAAACTATAAGATGTTCATGGAGCTCTAAACTCTCTCAGACGCCTTGATATGTAAAGTTTTCCCCATCATCCTCACAGGACCAGCTAGGGCGTGGTTTAATAGCCTAGGGACGGAGAGCATTAAGAGCTTTATGGGCCTAGTCAACATATTCATCAGCCGATTCATTGCAGGGGTCTTGGCTAAGAGGAAGACCAACTATCTGAAGACGGTCCGACAAAGGAAGAATGAATATCTGAGAGAGTACGTGGCATGTTTCAACTCAGAGGCTTTGCAGATCCCCCGAGCTAGACGAGGAAAGATTGGTGGAAGCTATGCAGAAGGGGACTACATCCCCTGAGTTTTTTGGGTCGCTGTGTAGAAAGTCACCCACCACCCTGGCAAAGCTGATGAAGAGAGTAAAAAAGTACATAAGACAGGATGACGCCTTAACTACTAGTAGGTTCGCTAGGGAGGCTGGAGACAAGAGAAAGGCTATGAAGGAGAGAAGGCGTGAGAGGCAGGAGAGGAGGCAGAATCGGGGACCTGAAGTGAACAGGCAGCCCTGGGATAGAAGAGAGCAGAGAACTTACCAACCCCAGATCCCTAAAGCCATCACCCCTCTGAACATATCCAGAGCCGAAATACTCATGGCGGTGCAAGATAAAGACTTCATCCTATGGCCTAAACTCATGAGAGCTGAGGCCAGCCGAAGGGATCCTGATAAATACTGCCAATATCACCGGACGCACGATCACGATACCAACAGCTACTACCAGCTAATCAATGAGATAGAAAGATTGATCAAGAGAGGGCACCTCCGGAACTTCATGAAAAAACCAGAAGGAGAGAGGCCCCAGCAGAATGCAGTGGCGAAAAGACCCCATAGACATGGAGCAGGGCCAGTGAATGATGgctccagtggaaccatcaatatgatcATGGGAGGAACTAAAGGTCAGATGAGCAAGAGAGGGAAAAAGAGAAGCTGGAATAGAGAGGGGAATAGCAATGAAGTCCCGTAGATAGTAAAGCACTCCCTAGTGACCATCTCCTTTTCTCCTGAAGATACTCATAGGATTCAGATGCCCCACGACGATGCCTTAGTCATTAAGGTCGTCATTCACAACTTCAGGGTCTGCAAGATCCTGGTAGACGATGGAAGTAAAGTGAACTTGCTGCCTTATAGAGTGTTTCAGTAGATGAACATACTAGAGGAGCAAATGGTGAGGGATCAGGCCCCGGTCAAGGGGATAGGGGGAATCCGGTGGcagtagaagggaaggtgaaggtgGCCTTGACGTTGGGAGAACCACCCCTACCTTCAGGCCTTGATTGTACCCAGAAGCGAACATATTGAAGGCCTTATTATATATCTTCTCTTTCATCTCATCAGAGGCCTTGTACTCTTCAAGTAGCGCTTCACAGGCTTATTGAATCTTGGCCTTCAGTTTAGCAAAGTCCTTGTATTCTTGGAGGCATTCTTCACAGGCCAGCTAGACCCTATCCTCAGCACCCCTGTCATCCCTCGGCAGGGCAAAACACCTCTCCTCTAGAGCAGTGACCTCTTGGCTGAGTTGTTGTTATTGAAGGTGAGACTCTTCCTCCACCGAAGCCATGCCTTTCAGATCCTCGGGATGCTTGTTGAGCTCCTGCTAAAAGACAGCAACACGGGCCAAAGCTTCCTCTTGCTGGGCCCTTGCCTCGTCGCATTGAGCCTGGGCCTCATCCCGCTGGCGGCAGGACTCCGCCAAAGAAGACAACTGCACCAAAGCCTCATGCCATCGAGACTCTGTCGTAGAAGCCCGCTCGAAAGCCCTACTCACCTCCTCCCGCATCTCCCCTAAGCGCTTAGTGAGGTCTTCGAGTTGATTTTTGAGGTCGATTATATGCCTGCGAGCCTCACCAGTGGCCACAATGTTCTCCTCAAGGCAGGCTTCGTCAACAAGTTGGTCCATTGAATTCTGGAGGGATTGCTCCCGAGCGTCGATCTCCATAAAAATGTCTAGCACCTGACACAAAAGAGATGACAAATAGAGTAAGgataccataaaaaaaaaagcaaacctAAGGATAGTGAAATAACTCACAATGAGGAGCATCTCCCGAAAACTATCCCCTAGGTCCTCCCGGGACCGCGAGCGAAAAGACACCTATTGCTTGGTGGAGCAGGTTAGATGACTGGCAAAAACGAGAAAGCATGGATCAAATACATCAAAGACCCCTCCAAACATTCTCTCGTGCAGCATCTCGGCCATAGAGGCCGCTGCGGACCTAGGAGTCACCTCAGCAGCATTGAGGAGCTCGTTGTCAGGGGCTGAAGACAACTGCCCTATGGCCTGTTTCCCCTTGTCGGCAGGAGGAGGAAGAATAGTCTCGGGAGGAGCCACACGTGCCTTCTTGGCGGCATGGCCCTCGGGAGGGACTTTGGAAGTTTAGGCTCGCTTGCTAGTGGCACTACCTATTACAATAGCGCCAGTGCCAATGGCCTATTGAGATCGAGCTGCAGAAGGAGCGACCTCGGTCCCCCCCTTAGAGCCACCCTCCGTAGACTCGTCGATGGTGATAGGCTCCTGGAAAGCCGGAGTGGAAGTTGATTTAAGCCTTGGAGGCGCAGGAGACTTGGAAGAGCCCGGAGTCCTTCCTTAAGTAGAGGCCCGGGAGGCTGTAGAACGAGAGCCCTTAGACGCGAGCACTAGCGCCCGGGAAGAAGCAGGGGCAGGGCAGCAGCCCGGCCTGCCACGCTGGGACAGATGGTATGAAACACCTCTCGAGTCACGTCCGCCACCGATCGACCAGTCTGGAAGGCCTTCATGTTCTCCCGGAACATCGTAAAATTTTTGGGAGGCTTAATCTTCTCCATCGGCACATAAGaggataaaaaaacaaaaataactcAAGTTAGAgataaacaaaagaaaaaagaaaaaggtagaagaaaaaacaaaacatcaataaataaataccaGTTTCCTGGCAGTCCCAAAGACTGGACACGAACATGCACTTCTCGATATCATACTTCCGCAAGATAGAGGCCAGTCGGAGAAGGCAGATCTTGTCCATCAGGGGCAGCCGAGGAAGGTTGTTACGACCTGGGGGACATCCTTCCAAGAGAGATCAACATTCCAAGTTATACCAGAGTCTTCCTTCAGCTCTACCATCATGAAGCCTTCAACCCAGCCCTTAATGGAGTCCTTGTACCCCGAGAAGATAGACAACTCTCCTTGGGGAGTAAAATAATAGAACCCTTGGCTAGTCTGAATTAGACgaaaaagatagaaaataaaatagcaGAAGGGACAAAACCACAGCACAAGCTAATAGATTCAAAAGAGCACATGAAAAGAATGGAATTTGGTGAGAGCATGCGAGGAGTTACTCCGAAGTAATGgaaaacctcgatgaagaaaGGAGAAAAAGGAAAGGTCAAACCAAAATCGTGTTGCTTGACATAGAAGATCAAGTTGCGATCCCGCTGGGGGTTAATCAAACCCAATTGAGGAGGAacaggaagaacgatcctctcattgCGGTGAGGAGTCCTAATGTTGTAAATGGAGGTATTTAGGTAATTGGGAGAAAAGAAATTGGTAAGGGAGGCAGAAGTGATGGTGGACCTCAAATTTATGATGTCGGGATTCTAGGGGCAGCCATTACGGAGTAGAAGACGTACCTCAAAGAAATTTTACAGAAGGTGAGGAAGACGAAGTACAGAAAGCAGGGCGAGAAGAAGAGTCTGGAGAAAAATAgagaatttgaatttgaaaagagTAAAGATAGAGAAGAGACGTTTTTTACAAAAGTCTCTCTAGGACCGCGCGGTCATAAATGAAGACCTAGGGATTTACCctcttattaataaaagagtaaAGATAGAGAAGAGACGTTTTTTACAAAAGCCTCTCTAGGACCGCGCGGTCATAAATGAAGACCTAGGGATTTACCCTCTTATTAATCATGAAATAATTACTGAGGAGGTAAAGAGGCATTTGATGACCGCCGAGCTTCTGGCACCCGGACCGAGGCCGGACCTTGGAGGAGAAAACAGGCCCAAAGCCCAATAGAGCCCATTGAGCAAGTTGACCCATCATCACGCCATCTAGCCCGTGACTAAAGCAGGTCAGTTGACCCTAGGCTTGGATCCATCAGAGAATAGTCTAACTCAAGAACGTGACAGGAGGTAGGAGAGCAAGCCCAGTTATTTCGTGGCCCTATCAGCATGTGCGCCGGAGGGGAATTAAATGGACGCCTGACAGAGATGGGTACGCTGATACATCCGTATATACGGGTCTGTGTGACAAGAACGGGTAATACTGTAATAAGGTGACAGTTATGCGTCACTAGAGAACAAATAAAAAAGGAATAAAGAGGGAATACGTGATCTTTCTAAACTAAACTTAGACACACCCCTATAAATTCTATTTTCTCTAAATCTCATAAcctcatatataaaataattaggtgataaaatttttttactttcttcAATATAAGTGTAGTAATGTAAGAGTATCCAAGAAATGGATGCATGCACGCATGTTCCTTCACATGCTGATGTTTTGTAAAGATAATGATACTAAGATTATCTTTAGCTTTTCTCGGCAAAGTTTTATTTCCTTAATCATATTTACATGGCCCATcttgtctttttcatttaaattccCTTCTTATCCATTCTCTCTTCTTTACCTTCAAGATTCTTAAGATAATTAGATTCTGAGCGTGGGAGAGAGTGAGTAATGTGGCTTGGTTACACCTTTTCCTTCAACtagcttttaaataaattaaattaaatttaaattaataagtatAACTCTaactctattattattattattggaaAAACAAgaatttttcaaattcaaaaataaataaacataggTGATAATTGTAGCTTGAATCAAGATTACACTTGATTGTTCACTGCACTGTATGGTTGATTAATTGACCTTTTTTCACTGAACTTAGAATTTTACTCTAGAAAACTATAACTCATATAAAGAGAAATTCTATTTCTTCTCTCACAAAAgtccatttaaaataaaaaactagaaattcaaacttttttttaatGGGAAAATAGAAAAATCGGAAATGTAGGCATGCACAGAGATGATACTTCCAACAGGAGGCAGCGATGAAGAAAGCATATTTCCAGCTTCAAATTGGAACTACAGTCAGAGGCCCTCTTCCTGCCTTGGTGTTGAGCCTCGACCCGATTGGATTCCTACAGAGTTTGGTGGTCATGTGTGtcaattttctatttaattccattctttaaatattatcaaactaaaattCCAACAATTTTTATGAATCCTTAAAGTTTCTCTCATTGTTTTCAACAGAATATCAAGAGAGTGCTGAAGAGATTTGGAAGTAATATCATCTTCTTTAATGGCTTACGAGACCCCTGGAGTGGTGGAGGGTACGTTCTCTCCTTCTCTTCTCTTAATTTTGTTTAGTTcatacttttcttttctttccctaACTatccaaaaatcaaaattaattttggcttttaatttagaaattttgtGGTATTATTGCAGGGTGGTAAGTGATATATCCAAGAGCATAGTTACCATAGTAGCAGAAAAAGGTTAGTGgatatgaattaattaattttgcttttaatttagaaattaggttaattaatttttttttttttttggtatttaATATGTGGAACGTACATAAGGGGCTCATCATGTAGACTTGAGATTTGCAACAAGTGAAGACCCAACATGGCTTCGACAAGTGAGGCAAAGAGAGGTTACCATCATTGCTCAGTGGCTCTCTGAGTATTAACATGACTTGGCCCATACACATTTCTAAtatcttctttattttatatttaataatattataattttacactcataaatttagtctgataataaatatatcgtataaatctaaaaaattttaaattttatttttttaattttaattccattcaaaaaaaaattataattttaactctatttttattatcttttattataataacagaaataaatataataatttttaaattattattattagcttTTTAAATCCAAGAAAATTTTTATAGTAGTGTATttagatttctttttttttttcataatataattaCATTTCTCTTGCTTTATCAATAGGAAAGGAAAACGCAATTGATCAATATACAggcttaataaaaaattatcacgAAAACAGATTTAATTTACcttctaataaatatttttaaaatttaaaataaataaaataatatattaattatataatattaaaattaaatttaataaattttattataataatattaaaataataaaataatttctacattattttttaaaaccgtatctaaaatatatttatatgtaatgATTGAGACGAAGGCAAGGCAATGTATAAACATGTGTTTGCCCTTTTAAGCTTGTGTTTGACTTTCAAAGTTAGGGCAGGATGAATGGGACACGTTAGTCCACCGTTCAAACTTTGCAATTAGCTGATTAGATTGATGGAGTGGTCTCAACTTTTGTTTCAATTTTCTTGGAAATAACATAAAACTCTCCGATCAAAATcatagattttataaaaaa
Proteins encoded in this region:
- the LOC110623538 gene encoding lysosomal Pro-X carboxypeptidase, whose amino-acid sequence is MLQTKDGRQIHLHQTKTNQETNDSPHPLQVNLNFGIYALCTRNFQVFVISSAHFVPIRFPTPITQFQAEKKVSVSSPTGLYKEKFFTQLLDHFNFNPQSYQTFQQRYLINDTFWGGPEKNAPIFLYTGNEGDIEWFAQNTGFMFDNAPRFKALLVFIEHRFYGESMPFGGDKDVAYSNASTLGYLSSTQALADYATLVTDLKNNLSATDSPVVAFGGSYGGMLAAWFRLKYPHVAIGALASSAPILGFVNLTSPYSFTRIITKDFRSESENCYQVIKASWQQIEDMANQKGGLEKLRKSFKICKNYISGGALLSWLSTAWVYTAMTDYPTPSNFLNPMPAYPVKQMCKAIDDPVTGNDTLAKLSGAASVYYNYTGTATCFDLNDTSDPHGLGGWSWQACTEMILPTGGSDEESIFPASNWNYSQRPSSCLGVEPRPDWIPTEFGGHNIKRVLKRFGSNIIFFNGLRDPWSGGGVVSDISKSIVTIVAEKGAHHVDLRFATSEDPTWLRQVRQREVTIIAQWLSEY